One region of Quercus lobata isolate SW786 chromosome 2, ValleyOak3.0 Primary Assembly, whole genome shotgun sequence genomic DNA includes:
- the LOC115978034 gene encoding stress-induced protein KIN2-like, which produces MDKSQNASYQAGEAKGQAQEKAGNLADKASNATQSAKESCQEAGQQMKDKAQGACDAVKDKVGANK; this is translated from the exons ATGGACAAATCCCAGAATGCAAGTTACCAAGCTGGCGAGGCCAAGGGCCAAGCTCAG gaAAAGGCGGGCAACTTGGCGGACAAGGCAAGCAATGCTACTCAATCTGCCAAGGAATCATGCCAAGAG GCTGGCCAGCAGATGAAGGATAAGGCACAAGGGGCTTGTGATGCTGTTAAGGATAAAGTTGGAgcaaacaaatga